In Thiomonas arsenitoxydans, the genomic stretch TGTGACTGACGACAGAAGCAAGCTGCGATGCAGCAAAATCGGGAAACTCCTATTCGGGGCATTACCGATCCGCCCGCTTCGGCGCCTTTCTTCCGCGCTGTTCCAAGGGCCTACACTGATCGGCTCTGGTGTTTCATCGGACGGATAACCATGCAGATCACCGTGCTCGACGACTATCAGGATGCGGTGCGCAAGCTCGATTGCGCGCAGCAGCTCGACGGTCACGACCTCAAGATATTCAACAACACCGTCAAAGGCGTAGGTCAGCTCAGCGTGCGCCTGCGCGACACCCAGGCGCTGGTGCTGATTCGCGACCGCACCGTGCTGTCGAGGCAATTGCTGGAAAAGTGCCCCAAGCTGCAGCTCGTGGTGCAGACCGGCCGGATCGGCCCGCATGTGGATGTGCAAGCGTGCAGTGATCTGGGCATCGCCGTAGCCGATGGGCAGACCGACCCCGGCGTCACCGCCGAGCTGACCTGGGCGCTGGTGCTGGCCGCCATGCGGCGTCTGCCGCAGTATGTCGCCAGTCTGAAGCATGGTGCATGGCAGCAGGCCGGGCTGAAGTCGCAGTCGATGCCGCCCAATTTCGGTCTCGGTCAGCGCCTCGCGGGCAAGACGCTGGGCATCTGGGGCTATGGCCGTATTGGCCAGCGCATTGCGCGGTACGGGCAGGCTTTCGACATGCGGGTTCAGGTCTGGGGCAGCGAGGCCTCACGCACGCGCGCTGCTGAACAAGGCTTGCTGGCGGCCGAGTCGCGTGAAGCCTTCTTCGCCACCAGCGATGTGCTCAGCCTTCACCTGCGCCTCACCGACGCCACCCGCCATCTCATCACCCTGGCCGATCTGTCGCTGATGCAACCCACCTCTTTGCTCGTCAACACCGCCCGCCCCGACCTCCTCGCCCCGGATGCGTTGGTGGCCGCGCTCAATCGCGGCCGGCCGGGTCTGGCGGCGGTCGATGTGTTCGAAGCCGAGCCGATTCTGCAAGGCCATCCGCTACTGCGACTGGAAAACGCCATCTGCACGCCGCACATCGGCTTTGTCGAGCAAGATCACTACGAGCAGATGTTCGCCCAGGCCTTCCAGACCATCGCCCAGTTTGCCGCGGGCGATCTGAGCGCGGCGATCAATGCAGGCGATTTATCGCCGCGCCGACCTTGATTTATTTGCCGATACAGAAACTGGAAAAAATCGCCCCGAGCAGATCGTCCGGGGTGTATTCGCCGGTGATCGCCATCAGCGCCTGATGCGATAGCCGCAGTTCTTCGGCGAGCAGATCCAGCGGCGCCTGCGCGTCCAGCTCGATCAGGTGCAAGGCCGCTCCGAGGTGTTGCCCGGTCTGCTCCAGCGCCTGCACATGGCGCTGGCGGGCGATGAACACGCCCTCGCTGGTCGGCTGCGCCCCTGCCAGTTGCAGCAGCTTGAGACGCAGTTCCTGCAGACCGTCTCCGGTCGCGGCGGAAATCCAGACCGACTCACCGGCCTCCACGCCCCATTGCGCCCAGACTTGCGGCAATAGCCGCGCCTGGGCGCCGGTCTCGACGCAATCGCGCTTGTTGAAAACGTGGAGCAGGGGCGCGCCCTTGGGGAGTCCGCGGGCGATTTCCGCCTCGGCCTGGGCATAGCCCGGCGCCTGCAGACGAGTGAGATCGTGCAGGAACACCACCACATCCGCACCGGCGATGGCGTGCCAACTGCGCTCCACGCCGATGCGCTCCACCGCGTCGGCGCTGTCGCGCAGGCCTGCGGTATCGACGATGTGCAAGGGCACGCCCTCGATCTGGATGGTCTGGCTGACCTTGTCTCGCGTCGTGCCCGCAATGGGCGTAACGATGGCCAGCTCGGCCCCCGCCAATGCGTTGAGCAAGGAGCTCTTGCCCACATTCGGCTGCCCTGCCAGCACCACCTGGAGTCCTTCGCGCAGCAGTGCGCCCTGCCGCGTCTTGGCCTGCACCTGCTGCAGCGTCTGCTGCAAAGCCTGCAAACGCCGCTGCGCCTGTGCCTGGCGCAAAAAGTCGATGTCTTCCTCGGGAAAATCGAGCGTGGCCTCGACCAGCAGGCGCAACTCGACCAACTCGGCGGCCAGTGCGCGCACCGCCTGCGACAACTCGCCCGCCAGCGCCCGGGTGGCGCTGCGAGCGGCCGCCTCGGTACTGGCCTCGATCAGATCAGCCACACTCTCGGCCTGCGCCAGATCGAGTTTGCCGTTCAGAAACGCGCGCCGGGTGAACTCGCCGGGCTGCGCCACCCGCAAGCGTGAAGACGCCCCCAGTTCGAGCAGCCGCGCCAGCAACAGTTGCAGCACCACCGGCCCACCGTGGATCTGCAGCTCCAGCACGTCTTCTCCGGTGTAGGAATGCGGCGCCGGAAAAAACAGCGCCAGCCCTCGGTCGATCACCCCGCCCTGACCATCCCCGAACGGCAGGTAAGTGGCATGACGCGGCAGCAGCACACGGCCTGTGATGGCCTGCGCCAAAGCCCCGAGCGATTTGCCCGAAGCCCGGACGATGCCCACGGCGCCGCGACCGGGTGCCGTGGCAATGGCCACGATCGGATCGGCGTCTTGCGCCAACAGATTCATGGCCGGGCAACCGCGCGGATCGAATGGGCCTTTGAGTGGGCCTTTACTTGGCCGCCGCTGTGGTGTCGGTCAACACACCCACGCCCATCTTCTTGTTGATGAACCACTGCTGCGCAATCGACGTGGTGTTGTTGGTCAGCCAGTACAACACCAGACCGGCCGGGAAGAAGAAGAACATGATGGAAAACGCCGCCGGCATGATCCACATCAGCCGCGCCTGCATCGGGTCGGGCGGGGTCGGGTTGAGCTTGACCTGCAGGAAAGACGTAGCCGTCATGATGGCCGGCAGGATGTAGTACGGGTCTTTGGCCGACAGATCGTGGATCCACAGAATCCACGGCGCGCCGCGCAGTTCCACGCTCGACAGCAGCACCCAGTACAGCGCGATGAACACCGGGATCTGGATCACGATCGGCAGGCAGCCGCCCAGCGGATTGATCTTCTCCTTGCGGTACAGCTCGAC encodes the following:
- a CDS encoding D-2-hydroxyacid dehydrogenase family protein, translated to MQITVLDDYQDAVRKLDCAQQLDGHDLKIFNNTVKGVGQLSVRLRDTQALVLIRDRTVLSRQLLEKCPKLQLVVQTGRIGPHVDVQACSDLGIAVADGQTDPGVTAELTWALVLAAMRRLPQYVASLKHGAWQQAGLKSQSMPPNFGLGQRLAGKTLGIWGYGRIGQRIARYGQAFDMRVQVWGSEASRTRAAEQGLLAAESREAFFATSDVLSLHLRLTDATRHLITLADLSLMQPTSLLVNTARPDLLAPDALVAALNRGRPGLAAVDVFEAEPILQGHPLLRLENAICTPHIGFVEQDHYEQMFAQAFQTIAQFAAGDLSAAINAGDLSPRRP
- the mnmE gene encoding tRNA uridine-5-carboxymethylaminomethyl(34) synthesis GTPase MnmE, whose product is MNLLAQDADPIVAIATAPGRGAVGIVRASGKSLGALAQAITGRVLLPRHATYLPFGDGQGGVIDRGLALFFPAPHSYTGEDVLELQIHGGPVVLQLLLARLLELGASSRLRVAQPGEFTRRAFLNGKLDLAQAESVADLIEASTEAAARSATRALAGELSQAVRALAAELVELRLLVEATLDFPEEDIDFLRQAQAQRRLQALQQTLQQVQAKTRQGALLREGLQVVLAGQPNVGKSSLLNALAGAELAIVTPIAGTTRDKVSQTIQIEGVPLHIVDTAGLRDSADAVERIGVERSWHAIAGADVVVFLHDLTRLQAPGYAQAEAEIARGLPKGAPLLHVFNKRDCVETGAQARLLPQVWAQWGVEAGESVWISAATGDGLQELRLKLLQLAGAQPTSEGVFIARQRHVQALEQTGQHLGAALHLIELDAQAPLDLLAEELRLSHQALMAITGEYTPDDLLGAIFSSFCIGK